One genomic region from Anguilla rostrata isolate EN2019 chromosome 2, ASM1855537v3, whole genome shotgun sequence encodes:
- the LOC135247996 gene encoding uncharacterized protein LOC135247996 — MFMMGREKGRAIVCVGNCGGQSEVYFIISDVHLFRGCNIQLLLSFHFRFVKERRPSVSPNFNFLGQMQYFQGTLAPTGCRTKTPAQVIQVPDTGPTSAKTSGDVCYPALLILPNQDTHILDVPKDHFVSKGFTEESQQCTFCDSSNHVNGNFIQGYIQCAEINHTHVATKNLNRENPNEATELTASLSDRIKALTLSLDNKKIQGSSEILIQNQHSLNNIQTNPCLKPTELKVPPGSTSRSDLRKTQTLALFPMETDGHKKQGSGNVCVNNSRQEDQTNSDCSSKHDQTIEAISSADKKRQKIQLQIIC; from the coding sequence ATGTTTATGATgggaagagagaagggaagagcaATAGTGTGTGTTGGAAACTGTGGTGGTCAATCTGAGGTTTATTTCATCATCAGTGACGTGCATCTTTTCAGGGGGTGTAACATCCAGCTGTTGCTCTCAttccatttcaggtttgtgaAAGAGCGCAGACCATCAGTTTCACCTAACTTCAATTTCCTGGGCCAAATGCAATATTTCCAGGGTACCTTAGCTCCAACGGGCTGCAGAACCAAGACACCTGCTCAGGTCATTCAGGTTCCAGATACAGGCCCCACCTCTGCCAAGACATCTGGAGATGTTTGCTATCCTGCTCTGTTAATTTTACCTAATCAGGATACGCATATCCTGGATGTTCCAAAGGACCACTTTGTTTCTAAAGGCTTTACAGAAGAGAGTCAGCAGTGCACGTTCTGTGACAGTTCTAATCACGTCAATGGCAATTTTATCCAGGGCTATATACAGTGTGCTGAAATAAACCATACTCATGTTGCAACCAAGAACTTAAACCGAGAGAACCCAAATGAAGCAACAGAACTGACTGCCTCTCTTTCTGACAGAATCAAagctctcactctttcccttgATAATAAAAAGATTCAGGGCTCCTCTGAAATTCTGATTCAAAACCaacattcattaaataatatCCAAACAAATCCATGTCTAAAACCAACAGAGTTAAAAGTACCACCAGGATCTACCTCTCGTTCAGATCTACGGAAAACTCAGACTCTTGCTCTCTTCCCAATGGAAACTGATGGACACAAAAAGCAGGGCTCAGGGAATGTCTGCGTTAATAACAGCCGCCAAGAAGACCAAACAAACAGCGACTGCAGTTCCAAACATGACCAGACGATAGAGGCAATTTCATCTGctgacaaaaaaaggcaaaaaattcAGCTCCAAATAATTTGTTAG